The sequence below is a genomic window from Lolium perenne isolate Kyuss_39 chromosome 7, Kyuss_2.0, whole genome shotgun sequence.
ccgcgcgccgacgtgcatcggcgaacgggagagcaggtctccggaaccactcgtccttgcgatcctgtacgggagagggcgaattaggtttttgggaagcgctctgcgcgactgctcaagctcttcatcacgggtcgccttccgtccaagtcgggcggtgatgcctaccgtcgtcttcaacgccgtctacttcgacccgtcgtccccgtcgtcaacaacgttgtcatcaacaacgttactgccgcgacatcatctgctacacctccaccgccacctccaccagatcggtacgtgcgacatatctcgatctgtttagcgatggatgttgtactgtttgctctgctactgttcatgttgatcactacatctagtatgttcgagtttcacatgttagtagttactgtcgtcatgcttgatattctggaattaatcatggaaattgtgcctaattatccaacaacagTCACGCACACGACGAAGTACAAtcgtgcacacgagcaggtacaatcGTGCACACGAAAGTGCATACGTACGAAGTACGAGCGAGTACGATCAAGACACGGCGGTGATCGTGAACACGTGTAAGTACATGTACAGAAGTACGGTACACTTACGTTTTTTGGGTGAGACAAGAGGATCGGGTGTTGAAAGTGTATTCACCCAAAACACGGTGGATTAGACACTCTGAAACACAAAAATTCACTGTTACCAAACACGGCCTTAGGGGAAAAAAGAGTTGGAAGATTGTTGCGGAAGTTGTTCTCAGCCACGCAAGAGGAGCAAGGGTAGAAGGGGGAACCAGAAACCTGGCAGCTAGCTCTGCCTTGTGGACACCGTGAATCGCTATCACCAACTAGCCAGCTTTTCACGTGGCACCGGGACCACCGACAGCGACACTGTTCTTCCAGCGGCCAGCGGCCAGCGCCTTTGCTTGCTTCCTCCACACTACTCCTTTCCCACTGTCGTTTTCCCTTCTTTTCCTTCCAATCTCCatcctacttttgcacaatttccCTAATCTCTCATCAACTTTTCTTTCCTCTCAGTCCGGGTTGGGTTCACAACAAATGCCGAAATACCATTTCTAGCTTGCGCTTCAGAGCCTGCCTTGCGCAGTTCTACGGGAAAGGCAGAATAGCAAGAAAATACAAGGTTCATTTTCTAATTTCAGCAAAACTGCAGAAACCACCTCGCTGAATTCTTATTCGCCCCCAGGTACATGCTCCTCCCTGGCTGCTACCTGCTAGCCTGCTACGGTGCTACCTCAGCTCAGTGCAAAGTCCACTGCTCCGTGGGCTCCGTCCACCACGGCAGCGACGGCGGCTGCTCGTCGGCGAAGAAGCCCCCGCACGCCGCGTCGTCGTCGCCGAGGAACGCggcctcgtcgtcctccaccttcAGCAGCTGATGCCCGTGGAAGAGCGTCTCGCCGTGGAGCACAGCCCCCGACACCACCGGCTCCGCTGGCGCCGCCGtggcctgctgctgctgcttgccgGGCGTCAGCTCCGCGTCGTTCAGCACCTCGCTGGAGTCGCTCTCGGACGAGCCCTGCGCCGCCGCGGACGCCGCCGCGGGCTCGACGCCGGACGCCGCCTGGTCCTCCTTCGCCGTCGAGAAGCTCGCCGCGGCACCGACGTCGTCCCCGAGCTTCGCCTTCAGCTCCTTGATCTGCGACGAGTGACCAGCCAAACATCACACTCATTGCACAGATTATCGCGCTCGTAGGGTGTTTGTGGGAAGCTCGAGACAACGATCTAGCTAGCTAGCTACCTCGGCGAGGAGGCCGTCCTTGTCGCGGCGGAGGGCGTCGTGGTCGgcgcggagcgcgtcgaaggacTGGCGGAGGGCGGCGTAGTCGCGCTCGAGCTGCTTGGTCTTCCAGCGCGCGCGGCGGTTCTGGAACCAGACGGAGACCTGGCGAGGCTGCAGGCCGAGGTCGCGCGCCAGCCGCTCCTTGTGCTCCGGATCCAGCCTGGTGTCCTTCTCGAAGCTCCGCTCCAGCGCGCGCACCTGCTCCCCGTTCAGCCGGCGCTTCTTCTCCcctgcgccgccgccgtacatcgcgGTGTCCTCGTCCAGATCCTCTTCCATCCCCACGCCACCAAAATCATCTTCTTCAAAAACAAACACCACATCACATCAGACCAAACCTCACAGCTCCAGTAAGCAACATCGCCCAAGAATGAAAAAGATTACATACCACTGCAAACCACCGGAAGAAGGGCGGGACTGCCGCCGCCGTTCGCGCTGCGTCTCCTCATGCCCAGCCGTTCTCAGAGTCGCCAAGGAAAAGAGGGGGTATGATCCGAGAGCTAAGGATATTGTGGAGGAACTGAGATTTTATCAGGTGAGAGGTGACCGGGGGAAGGGGAACGGGGAGAGTAGGGTGTGCCTACGCTGCTGCCCAAGAATCGCCGCCATGGTTGCCCTCTCCTCTGTCTCCGACCAAAACGTCTCCTAGGACAGTAGAGAAGTGCTCAGGGGAATCTCCATGGTCTGTGGCGCTCGTGCAGAGACTGGAGGAGAGTGGCGAGTGGGGTTTTCCTTTGGTTGTTCCCCTTTCTGTTTCCAGTCTCCTCTGGGAGCAAGGGAGGTCTTTTTTCCTTTTCGTGAATTATATATCTACGTTGGATTTGTTGTCTGAAAACTAATTAATTCTACAGTACATCGATTTCACCATTTTTTTCATATACAGATATAAAGAATCGTTGGTTCATCGACTGAAAGCTAACAAACTGTTCTCAGGCGGCTGAAATTTAACAAAACCGTATTATGAAAAACATGGCCCTCTCTATGCAGCACCCAGTTAATATAACAATGAAACATTACATGATAAATTTAGTAATGTTAATTTGCGGTTCCAGATGTTTATAATATTCCCTCCGTCTCATGAAACTTATATGAACTTTGTTCAAATTTGATGTATCTAAACGCTATTTAGCATCTAGTTACACTCAGATTTGGATAAAGACAAGTTTCATAGGACGGATGGAGTATAAACATG
It includes:
- the LOC127323953 gene encoding homeobox-leucine zipper protein HOX4-like isoform X2 — protein: MRRRSANGGGSPALLPVVCSDDFGGVGMEEDLDEDTAMYGGGAGEKKRRLNGEQVRALERSFEKDTRLDPEHKERLARDLGLQPRQVSVWFQNRRARWKTKQLERDYAALRQSFDALRADHDALRRDKDGLLAEIKELKAKLGDDVGAAASFSTAKEDQAASGVEPAAASAAAQGSSESDSSEVLNDAELTPGKQQQQATAAPAEPVVSGAVLHGETLFHGHQLLKVEDDEAAFLGDDDAACGGFFADEQPPSLPWWTEPTEQWTLH
- the LOC127323953 gene encoding homeobox-leucine zipper protein HOX4-like isoform X1, encoding MRRRSANGGGSPALLPVVCSEDDFGGVGMEEDLDEDTAMYGGGAGEKKRRLNGEQVRALERSFEKDTRLDPEHKERLARDLGLQPRQVSVWFQNRRARWKTKQLERDYAALRQSFDALRADHDALRRDKDGLLAEIKELKAKLGDDVGAAASFSTAKEDQAASGVEPAAASAAAQGSSESDSSEVLNDAELTPGKQQQQATAAPAEPVVSGAVLHGETLFHGHQLLKVEDDEAAFLGDDDAACGGFFADEQPPSLPWWTEPTEQWTLH